A genomic segment from Lignipirellula cremea encodes:
- a CDS encoding LssY C-terminal domain-containing protein yields MEPVDAPTPESSRRRRRLQRMFFGIAGLLIVYVMFAYGILPLIWEGYAHRHPTFDDDPRITRTGDDHPGDPLNVALIGSQAEVNALMAAADWYVADRLGLRSDLKIAADTVLARPYDEAPVSKLFLFGRPEDLAFEKPVGNDPRKRNHVRFWKAPEQDSQGRTIWLGSASYDERVGLSHTTGQITHHIAADIDDERDRLFADLEKTGRLEETYTLPHFHTKLEGHNGGGDPWHTDGALYVGVIEPEPATPADAKPADAKPAD; encoded by the coding sequence ATGGAACCAGTCGACGCCCCGACGCCGGAATCGTCCCGCCGCCGTCGCCGCCTGCAGCGGATGTTTTTCGGGATTGCGGGGTTGCTGATCGTCTATGTGATGTTCGCCTACGGGATCCTGCCGTTAATCTGGGAAGGGTACGCCCATCGACATCCCACGTTTGACGACGATCCCCGCATCACCCGCACCGGCGACGATCATCCGGGCGACCCGTTGAACGTGGCGTTGATTGGCTCCCAGGCTGAAGTAAACGCCCTGATGGCGGCCGCCGACTGGTACGTGGCCGATCGATTGGGTTTGCGAAGCGACCTGAAAATTGCGGCCGACACCGTACTCGCACGTCCTTACGACGAGGCGCCGGTGAGCAAGCTGTTTCTCTTTGGAAGGCCGGAAGACCTGGCGTTTGAGAAGCCGGTGGGGAACGACCCGCGCAAGCGAAACCACGTCCGCTTCTGGAAGGCGCCGGAACAGGACTCGCAGGGGCGGACCATCTGGCTGGGCTCCGCTTCCTACGATGAACGGGTCGGCCTGAGCCATACGACCGGGCAGATTACCCATCATATCGCGGCCGATATCGATGACGAGCGGGATCGCCTGTTCGCGGATTTAGAGAAAACGGGACGCCTGGAAGAGACCTACACCCTTCCGCATTTCCACACGAAGCTGGAAGGCCACAACGGCGGCGGCGATCCCTGGCACACCGACGGCGCTCTGTACGTCGGCGTGATCGAACCCGAGCCAGCAACGCCAGCGGATGCAAAGCCAGCGGATGCAAAGCCAGCAGATTAG
- a CDS encoding outer membrane protein assembly factor BamB family protein, with the protein MNDAQLIAAVRDSAPEELTPGQLRVLQSRLVNSPSLRLALKEELENGYLATAFGRIDVSLDDLQQQIKQQERSSAVIPLAGMAAGVVLLLLAVLILRQTLYTTSSSDGDPRALAPPSETDPQQTGDKLASDGSDPAASPAATDPPEPAENQPADATSPAPEAMVLEFPFTLQAEAFDRGNVVVDNSSWGDAENQVLVSKTRPAFVEYDLQLPAEGDYEVRVRYAAFASRPLTLSINGQTLRGYIAGEQTGGNDLEHQRWFTLGKFPFREGKNVVRMETSGDFPHVDQLTLDPVNPIKPPAETTASTEPAPETSPAETPAEPAPGVEEPVDPAQPIILAGPWDALFKDDYQPPAWREAAFAPFQVLDDSPDEAQLKEWLAEVRGHKGQISETNVSIERRQAPIGAMEGVVRCRAPWTNDSVLRLELKPNHSSEAFQIHLFDQKEGITLAWYSKPAHCWAAYRTTRKIEDPMPSTYALTADDQRRSLRSNLHAGGAVEIRHRDGYILISRGDLVLLQVPFAGPIEETYFEGKAAFYRLEIGRTTDAPLPEPERPVTTTIDRPADLEWSQPEHEASVVERLDNGGIRFSAGGKANADWISARLPEGLHEVIVELENVSTGVGVFLGHEKGQPWEILRTVRNEPDDTTCLMLTDVDTGQRNFQTPDKVPTPCIDPGKTYLRLMFGGGILRWWMSTDGRSWAEGESQRFLPAHAQHLGLFHRRADDVDRHITLRSIRLRKLEAISSMVDPQLLAAAPGYVNTLQHGVWLGEVLATLPEGADREKWLTAAAINSLAIGPRREFAVGLFDHLLASQAYRALPPEKKVAVLDEITLLIETPYEDPSFHQHVARYQAALADADSPFTALRDALLRSPMNTLHNNTLRYCEAALRVELIQRLYNRPPVELLELCRDARFYHMESRLPLIEWAEAVAERHAPREADAGLLGRLQPEWRQPLVEELSKDAYNILAEMNGVLEGGAFDDAARQIAAIEGSVFMGLAPSGQDARLLVSLPAAVKLAMNTHPELREAMRKEFEEIAGLRVRRAIHAGDVDAVTLIAVQFEATTAAAEAHRWLGDRALSSGWFARALSEYQQALPNARAVEKGELRPRIRLAAAMLGREEGQPPVAPVQFGDIELNPEEFENLVAEMIRRESTASVPVVQSQPPAPAPTGFAAESRGEPQTPDGNNRTTEVVSHVKSQNVDWAGRQMAYAVEGDLMYASNRFQLNAYNLATGQTVWRGEQTPGKMLRAQDWAMIPMRPLILGDRIFARMLYNTNLTLCCFQKADGKLAWSAVLPANESLVSDPVVLLDRLLVLTVARNTETESMLKLTTFDRETGEVVEAVDLVRLRDSWWTKRACCVTPFEDSLVAVLGGAVLCCDERGGVRWIRRETVLPSPEKANWLAAEEATWVRQHYQSPLATPQGVVVSQPGVRLLECLDPETGELQWRRILPDLERVWGLAGERLIVQTTGELLSLDPATGLTQWRQAIAAPLEAIRCTADGPLMYFVLQPAADADGQFDPVAVWRNPADGALLARATVTGMRHKEPRLGPLISGKEKHYLFYSPGLNDQARQLYELKPAGEVEPPIESLTDFEQVWLNHLPGKLIHAAEKVAPGWKLVSANLADKHKGELIEFQGKKEVLELSTLTLIPTTFLRQVEIPADGSPRLKMEIGCPAGTELAIQVRANGEEFWKKIETEGPPDTWRQIEVDLKPLAGRSVLLEVTVARRAGSVALSLGWKRLEITY; encoded by the coding sequence ATGAACGACGCCCAATTGATCGCGGCCGTGCGCGACTCGGCTCCGGAAGAGCTGACTCCGGGACAGTTGCGGGTGCTTCAGTCCCGGCTGGTCAACTCGCCGTCGCTGCGACTGGCCTTGAAAGAGGAGCTGGAGAACGGCTACCTCGCTACGGCTTTCGGCCGGATCGACGTCTCCCTGGACGATCTGCAGCAGCAAATCAAACAGCAGGAGCGGTCCTCGGCGGTCATTCCTCTGGCCGGCATGGCGGCGGGCGTCGTCCTGTTGCTGCTGGCGGTGTTGATCCTGCGGCAAACGCTCTACACCACTTCCAGCAGCGACGGCGATCCCCGGGCGCTCGCTCCGCCGTCAGAAACCGACCCTCAGCAGACGGGCGACAAGCTCGCCAGCGACGGGAGCGATCCGGCTGCTTCGCCCGCCGCGACCGATCCTCCAGAACCAGCGGAGAACCAGCCGGCGGACGCAACATCTCCTGCGCCGGAGGCGATGGTCCTGGAGTTTCCCTTCACCCTCCAGGCGGAGGCGTTTGATCGGGGGAATGTGGTCGTTGACAACAGCTCCTGGGGAGACGCCGAGAATCAGGTGCTGGTTTCCAAAACCCGCCCGGCCTTTGTGGAGTACGACCTGCAGTTGCCGGCCGAAGGTGATTACGAAGTCCGCGTACGCTACGCTGCTTTTGCCAGCCGCCCTTTGACGCTGAGTATCAACGGGCAAACCTTGCGGGGTTATATTGCCGGCGAGCAGACAGGCGGTAACGACCTGGAGCATCAGCGTTGGTTCACTCTGGGGAAGTTTCCGTTTCGCGAAGGGAAGAATGTCGTTCGCATGGAAACGTCGGGCGACTTTCCGCACGTCGACCAGCTCACCCTGGATCCGGTGAATCCGATCAAGCCGCCGGCCGAAACGACCGCATCGACAGAACCAGCGCCCGAGACTTCACCTGCGGAAACGCCGGCCGAACCTGCGCCGGGTGTTGAAGAGCCGGTTGATCCGGCCCAGCCGATCATTCTGGCAGGGCCGTGGGACGCTTTGTTTAAAGACGACTACCAGCCGCCAGCCTGGCGGGAGGCGGCGTTTGCGCCGTTCCAGGTGCTTGACGATTCGCCTGACGAAGCCCAGCTGAAAGAATGGCTGGCCGAAGTCCGCGGCCATAAGGGGCAAATTTCGGAAACGAATGTCTCGATCGAGCGGCGCCAGGCTCCGATCGGCGCGATGGAAGGCGTGGTTCGATGCCGGGCTCCCTGGACCAACGACAGCGTCCTCAGGCTGGAGCTGAAGCCGAACCATTCCTCCGAGGCATTCCAGATTCACCTGTTCGATCAAAAGGAAGGAATCACGCTCGCCTGGTACAGCAAACCGGCCCACTGCTGGGCCGCGTATCGCACCACGCGCAAGATCGAAGATCCCATGCCGTCCACCTACGCGCTGACGGCCGACGACCAGCGCCGCAGCCTGCGCAGCAACCTGCATGCAGGCGGCGCGGTGGAGATCCGCCATCGCGATGGCTATATCCTGATCAGCCGCGGCGACCTGGTCCTGCTGCAGGTTCCGTTTGCTGGACCGATCGAGGAAACCTACTTCGAAGGGAAGGCGGCCTTCTATCGGCTGGAAATCGGTCGCACTACCGACGCCCCCCTGCCGGAGCCGGAACGGCCCGTCACGACGACGATCGACCGTCCCGCGGATCTGGAATGGTCCCAGCCGGAACATGAAGCCTCTGTGGTGGAACGCCTGGACAACGGCGGCATCCGTTTTTCCGCCGGCGGCAAAGCGAACGCCGACTGGATTTCCGCACGGCTGCCCGAGGGGCTGCACGAAGTGATCGTAGAGCTGGAAAACGTATCGACCGGAGTCGGCGTTTTTCTAGGGCACGAAAAAGGCCAGCCCTGGGAGATCCTCCGCACCGTCCGGAACGAGCCCGACGACACGACCTGTCTGATGCTGACTGATGTCGACACCGGGCAGCGCAATTTCCAGACGCCCGACAAAGTTCCGACGCCTTGTATCGATCCGGGCAAGACGTATCTCCGCCTGATGTTTGGCGGCGGGATCCTGCGCTGGTGGATGAGCACCGATGGTCGCAGCTGGGCGGAGGGAGAATCCCAGCGATTCCTGCCCGCTCATGCGCAACACCTGGGCCTTTTTCATCGTCGGGCCGACGATGTCGACCGCCACATTACGCTGCGCAGCATCCGCTTGCGGAAGCTCGAAGCGATCAGCAGCATGGTCGATCCCCAGTTGCTGGCGGCCGCCCCGGGTTATGTCAATACGCTCCAGCACGGCGTCTGGCTGGGTGAGGTGCTGGCCACCTTGCCCGAGGGCGCTGACCGTGAGAAATGGCTGACAGCGGCCGCCATCAATTCCCTGGCGATCGGTCCGCGGCGCGAGTTCGCCGTTGGCCTGTTCGATCATTTGTTAGCCTCCCAGGCCTACCGGGCGTTGCCGCCGGAGAAAAAGGTCGCCGTGCTCGATGAGATCACGCTGCTGATTGAAACCCCGTACGAAGATCCGTCTTTCCATCAGCACGTGGCCCGCTACCAGGCCGCCCTGGCGGACGCCGATTCTCCTTTTACGGCGCTCCGCGACGCCTTGTTGCGATCGCCCATGAATACCCTGCACAACAACACCTTGCGTTACTGCGAAGCGGCGTTGCGCGTTGAGCTGATCCAGCGCTTGTATAACCGCCCGCCGGTCGAACTGCTGGAGCTGTGCCGCGACGCCCGCTTTTATCACATGGAATCGCGGCTGCCGCTGATCGAATGGGCCGAAGCAGTGGCCGAACGTCATGCGCCCCGGGAAGCCGACGCCGGGCTGCTGGGGCGGCTTCAGCCGGAATGGCGCCAGCCGCTGGTCGAAGAGCTCAGCAAGGACGCGTACAACATTCTGGCGGAGATGAACGGCGTGCTCGAAGGCGGCGCTTTCGACGACGCCGCCCGGCAGATCGCGGCGATTGAAGGCAGCGTGTTCATGGGGCTGGCTCCCAGCGGACAGGATGCACGGTTGCTTGTCTCTTTGCCGGCTGCGGTGAAACTGGCGATGAACACCCATCCGGAACTGCGGGAAGCGATGCGGAAGGAGTTTGAAGAGATCGCCGGGCTGCGTGTTCGCCGGGCCATCCACGCCGGCGATGTCGACGCTGTGACGCTTATCGCCGTGCAGTTTGAAGCCACCACCGCCGCGGCCGAAGCCCATCGCTGGCTGGGCGATCGGGCCCTTTCCAGCGGCTGGTTCGCCCGCGCCCTGAGCGAATACCAGCAGGCCTTGCCCAACGCCAGGGCGGTGGAAAAGGGCGAGCTGCGTCCCCGCATTCGCCTGGCCGCCGCCATGCTGGGCCGCGAAGAAGGGCAGCCGCCCGTCGCGCCGGTGCAGTTTGGCGATATCGAGCTTAACCCCGAAGAGTTTGAAAATCTCGTCGCCGAGATGATCCGCCGGGAGTCGACCGCGTCGGTCCCGGTCGTCCAGTCGCAGCCGCCGGCTCCAGCGCCGACCGGCTTTGCGGCCGAGTCCCGTGGCGAACCGCAAACTCCCGACGGGAACAACCGCACCACCGAGGTCGTGTCGCACGTTAAATCGCAGAACGTCGACTGGGCCGGCCGGCAGATGGCGTATGCCGTCGAAGGCGATCTGATGTACGCCAGCAATCGCTTCCAGCTGAACGCGTACAATCTGGCCACGGGCCAGACCGTGTGGCGCGGTGAACAAACCCCCGGCAAAATGCTCCGTGCCCAGGACTGGGCGATGATCCCGATGCGGCCCCTGATCCTGGGCGACCGGATCTTTGCCCGCATGCTGTACAACACGAACCTGACGCTTTGCTGCTTCCAGAAAGCGGATGGTAAGCTGGCCTGGTCGGCTGTCCTGCCAGCGAACGAGTCGCTGGTGTCGGATCCGGTCGTCCTGCTGGATCGATTGCTGGTCCTGACGGTCGCCCGCAACACCGAAACCGAAAGCATGCTCAAACTCACCACCTTTGACCGGGAAACGGGCGAGGTGGTCGAAGCAGTGGATCTGGTGCGGCTGCGCGATTCCTGGTGGACGAAGCGGGCATGCTGCGTGACCCCTTTTGAAGACTCGTTAGTCGCCGTGCTGGGCGGGGCCGTGCTTTGTTGCGACGAACGCGGCGGTGTCCGCTGGATCCGTCGGGAGACCGTCCTGCCTTCGCCGGAAAAAGCAAACTGGCTGGCGGCGGAAGAAGCGACCTGGGTCCGTCAGCACTACCAGTCGCCGTTGGCGACTCCCCAGGGCGTGGTCGTTTCGCAGCCTGGCGTGCGTCTGCTGGAATGCCTTGACCCGGAAACGGGCGAGCTCCAGTGGCGCCGGATTCTGCCGGACCTGGAACGGGTCTGGGGCCTGGCGGGGGAGCGGCTGATTGTGCAGACGACGGGCGAACTGCTCAGCCTGGATCCGGCCACCGGACTGACGCAGTGGCGACAGGCGATCGCCGCCCCGCTGGAGGCGATCCGCTGTACTGCCGACGGCCCGCTGATGTACTTCGTGCTGCAGCCGGCCGCCGATGCCGACGGCCAGTTTGATCCCGTCGCTGTCTGGCGGAATCCGGCCGACGGGGCGCTGCTGGCCAGGGCGACGGTGACTGGGATGCGTCACAAAGAACCGCGTCTCGGCCCGCTGATCAGCGGGAAAGAGAAGCACTACCTGTTCTATTCGCCCGGCCTCAACGACCAGGCCCGCCAGTTGTACGAACTCAAACCAGCCGGCGAAGTCGAACCGCCGATCGAATCGTTGACCGACTTTGAGCAAGTCTGGCTCAACCATTTGCCCGGCAAGCTGATCCACGCCGCCGAGAAAGTCGCACCCGGCTGGAAGCTGGTCTCCGCCAACCTCGCCGACAAGCACAAAGGCGAGCTGATCGAATTCCAGGGAAAGAAAGAGGTCCTGGAGCTCAGCACGCTGACCCTGATCCCCACCACTTTTCTGCGACAGGTCGAAATCCCAGCCGATGGCTCGCCCCGGCTGAAAATGGAGATCGGTTGTCCGGCAGGGACCGAACTGGCGATCCAGGTGCGGGCCAATGGGGAAGAATTCTGGAAGAAGATCGAAACCGAAGGTCCGCCCGACACCTGGCGTCAGATCGAAGTCGACCTGAAACCCCTGGCCGGCCGCAGCGTCCTGCTGGAAGTCACCGTCGCCAGGCGCGCCGGTTCCGTCGCCCTGTCCCTCGGCTGGAAGCGGCTGGAAATCACCTATTAG
- a CDS encoding tetratricopeptide repeat protein, which yields MSLSILSVHPGVTALALGGLCLLGGCKMASSSHNLEGKRLYQSGHYSQAVDRFQKAIETDSTNPDAYYNMAATFHRMGVDKGDEQLLAQSEMLYNQCLDYDPNHVDCHRALGVLLIETGRSDASFRLMKNWANKNPNSAEARIELARLYHEFGDLPTSKVHLDQALQIDPYNSRAWNAAGLMQEQAGNYGQALANYHRSYQNNNLQPDVASRIATLQRNLNTSGASTISGDTRMVTPTLSTGRY from the coding sequence GTGTCGCTTTCAATCCTCTCTGTACATCCCGGCGTTACAGCGTTAGCCCTGGGCGGACTCTGTCTGCTAGGCGGCTGTAAAATGGCGTCGTCCAGCCACAACCTGGAGGGGAAACGGCTGTACCAGTCGGGCCACTACTCCCAGGCGGTGGACCGGTTCCAGAAGGCGATCGAAACCGACTCGACGAACCCCGACGCCTACTACAATATGGCGGCCACCTTTCATCGGATGGGCGTCGACAAAGGGGATGAACAGCTGCTGGCGCAGTCAGAAATGCTCTACAACCAGTGCCTGGATTACGATCCGAACCATGTGGACTGCCATCGAGCCCTGGGCGTGCTGCTGATTGAGACCGGCCGCTCCGATGCTTCGTTCCGCCTGATGAAAAACTGGGCCAACAAAAATCCGAACAGCGCCGAAGCCCGGATTGAACTGGCTCGCCTTTATCACGAGTTTGGCGACCTGCCTACCTCCAAGGTGCACCTGGACCAGGCGTTGCAGATTGATCCCTATAACTCGCGAGCCTGGAACGCGGCCGGACTGATGCAGGAGCAGGCCGGCAACTACGGCCAGGCTCTGGCGAACTACCATCGTTCGTACCAGAACAACAACCTGCAGCCCGACGTCGCTTCCCGCATCGCCACCCTGCAGCGGAATCTCAACACCAGCGGCGCCTCGACCATCTCTGGCGATACGCGAATGGTCACGCCGACGCTCTCCACCGGCCGCTACTAA
- a CDS encoding DUF1501 domain-containing protein: protein MQCRDAKRTYQMGRRQALQVGTGLFGLSLYDLLHASQAQAAATGRAPKEMSCIFFFLAGGPSHFETFDPKPEAESGIRGLWGPTSTSVPGTFICEKMPQLAQLMHKVALVRSWQGIDGRHDGGSQHVMNGFPTGPESNASRQHYPNMGCLVSALQGARTPGVPPHVGIPVAGRYTDPPGYLGKALAAFDIKRDPLAADFQLSEQLLVGQQRLDDRRQLLSQMDQLSQLADAGGEGLHLHDHAHREAFDTLTSGRLRQAARLEDEPAALRERYGMTAYGQRVLLSRRLIEAGVRFVTINQAVQNEGRTSGTGGTWDNHDGLFEKMLSLDGQPGNLVELDRSLSALIEDLDQRGRLETTLIVVMGEFGRTPRINSKAGRDHYPKAGSVLLAGGGISGGVVVGATDRQGAEPNTVPHSPADFAATIYHALGIDAHRTYFPRKPRPTPIADGHVIKELFV from the coding sequence ATGCAATGCCGCGACGCAAAACGGACTTATCAAATGGGGCGCCGCCAGGCGTTGCAGGTCGGCACAGGGCTGTTTGGCCTCAGTCTTTACGACCTGTTGCATGCATCGCAAGCGCAAGCAGCGGCGACGGGCCGCGCGCCCAAAGAGATGTCGTGCATCTTCTTTTTCCTGGCCGGCGGACCCAGTCATTTTGAAACGTTCGATCCCAAGCCCGAGGCCGAAAGCGGCATCCGCGGGCTCTGGGGACCGACGTCAACCAGCGTGCCCGGTACGTTCATCTGTGAGAAGATGCCGCAGCTGGCGCAGCTGATGCACAAGGTCGCCCTGGTCCGTTCCTGGCAGGGGATCGACGGCCGGCACGACGGTGGATCGCAGCATGTCATGAACGGCTTTCCGACCGGGCCGGAATCAAACGCCAGCCGCCAGCATTACCCGAATATGGGTTGCCTGGTATCGGCCCTGCAGGGCGCACGCACCCCGGGCGTGCCGCCGCATGTGGGGATTCCGGTCGCCGGCCGTTATACAGATCCGCCCGGTTACCTGGGGAAAGCGCTCGCGGCGTTCGATATCAAACGGGATCCCCTGGCGGCCGACTTCCAGCTTTCCGAACAACTGCTGGTCGGCCAGCAGCGACTCGACGACCGACGCCAGCTGCTGTCACAGATGGATCAGCTTTCGCAGCTGGCCGACGCCGGCGGCGAAGGCCTGCACCTGCACGACCACGCCCATCGCGAGGCGTTTGATACCTTGACCAGCGGACGCCTCCGCCAGGCGGCCCGGTTAGAGGACGAGCCAGCCGCTCTCCGCGAGCGTTACGGGATGACGGCTTACGGTCAGCGCGTGTTGCTCTCGCGCAGGTTGATCGAAGCGGGCGTCCGTTTTGTGACCATCAACCAGGCCGTGCAGAACGAAGGACGCACCTCCGGGACCGGCGGCACCTGGGACAACCACGACGGCCTGTTCGAAAAGATGCTCTCGCTGGACGGACAGCCCGGTAATCTGGTCGAGCTGGATCGTTCGCTGAGCGCCCTGATCGAAGACCTGGACCAGCGGGGCCGCCTGGAAACGACGCTGATTGTCGTCATGGGCGAGTTCGGCCGCACCCCGCGGATCAACTCCAAGGCGGGCCGCGACCATTATCCCAAAGCCGGTTCCGTGCTGCTGGCCGGCGGCGGAATTTCCGGCGGCGTGGTGGTCGGCGCGACCGATCGCCAGGGAGCAGAACCGAATACCGTGCCGCACAGTCCCGCCGACTTCGCCGCCACGATTTACCATGCCCTGGGGATCGATGCCCATCGCACCTATTTCCCGCGCAAGCCGCGTCCGACCCCGATCGCCGACGGCCACGTGATCAAAGAGCTGTTTGTTTAA
- a CDS encoding RDD family protein: MSNNPGASPKRSPKPSGSLPEPAWSLSPASPEKRFLNMVFDGVLIACLVNGIDWQLEYVYVAIRSQSLADASPQEIGLFEMSSGLLCLLAIPAYYLIQESLFQKTIAKLVTGTQVVNAAGGRPSFRQLAARTLVRFIPGEGFTFLGRFAVGAHDSVSGTRVVNSYDLELIPPEDSSRAQVRDPRPPGLRRSRATPR, encoded by the coding sequence GTGTCCAACAATCCTGGCGCCAGTCCAAAGCGGTCGCCGAAGCCGTCAGGAAGCCTGCCAGAGCCCGCCTGGTCGCTGAGTCCGGCCTCTCCGGAAAAGCGATTTCTCAACATGGTTTTCGACGGCGTGCTGATTGCCTGTCTGGTCAATGGGATCGACTGGCAGTTGGAATACGTTTACGTCGCCATACGATCCCAGTCCCTGGCTGACGCTTCTCCGCAAGAGATAGGGCTCTTCGAAATGAGCAGCGGCCTGCTCTGCTTGCTGGCCATTCCTGCCTACTACCTGATTCAGGAGTCGCTGTTCCAGAAGACGATCGCCAAACTGGTGACCGGCACGCAGGTAGTGAACGCCGCAGGCGGGCGACCGTCATTCCGGCAGTTGGCGGCGCGTACTCTGGTTCGCTTCATTCCCGGCGAAGGCTTTACGTTTCTGGGGAGATTCGCGGTCGGAGCACACGATTCGGTGTCGGGCACGCGGGTGGTCAATAGCTACGATCTGGAGCTGATACCGCCTGAGGATAGCTCGCGGGCCCAAGTCAGGGATCCGCGTCCGCCAGGCTTGCGACGATCGCGAGCGACTCCGCGATAG
- a CDS encoding RDD family protein, whose amino-acid sequence MSDNPYASPQESAKLFSSTPEPGWTLNPASQGKRFINLVVDFSLLLLVNQAAQLGLLYVFFQMNPHVVDGFTPNEAAILNTLSFLVWISILVGYYLVMESLFQKTIGKLLTGTQVMNAEGGPPSFKQIAGRSFARLIPFDHFSFLSALPVGWHDSLSGTRVVSTRDLDQMPPGQQYG is encoded by the coding sequence ATGTCAGACAATCCTTACGCCAGTCCGCAGGAATCGGCAAAGCTGTTTAGCAGCACGCCCGAGCCCGGCTGGACGCTGAATCCGGCGTCCCAGGGCAAGCGGTTTATTAACCTGGTCGTCGATTTTAGTTTGTTGCTCCTGGTGAACCAGGCGGCTCAACTGGGATTGCTGTATGTCTTCTTTCAGATGAACCCGCATGTCGTCGACGGCTTTACCCCAAATGAGGCGGCGATCTTGAACACGCTCTCCTTTCTGGTGTGGATCTCGATCCTCGTGGGCTATTATCTGGTGATGGAGTCGCTGTTCCAGAAGACCATCGGCAAGCTGTTGACCGGTACGCAAGTGATGAACGCCGAAGGCGGGCCGCCGTCGTTCAAGCAGATCGCAGGACGTTCCTTCGCCCGGCTCATACCGTTTGACCACTTTTCGTTTCTCTCTGCGCTGCCGGTCGGCTGGCACGACTCGCTGTCGGGGACCCGCGTGGTCAGCACCCGCGACCTGGACCAGATGCCGCCCGGCCAGCAATACGGATAA
- a CDS encoding IS4 family transposase: MAAKQKRKQKAQKSEQARAAEFDAVFAQLEEIVDLRQADELQPSHAQTIYTSGVVLWLLVLQRLRGGCSMAEAVKALIEQCPDIVPDNKRIEEATLSSSTAAYSRGRSRLSLETVMWLCNAVWRSLVDNAPPTFGGRRVFALDGTTISLGPEWELYDVFPPASNQYGESAWPMAYLVVAHEVESGAALPPEIGAMYGDQAVSETSLIHDHLQRIPADSVILVDTAYGITRVAYEFHTANQRFVVRMKKDRFRRLQKDAELIEQGEDWKTYRGQWTPSRRELRDNPQLPEDFSLPIRLHVFESVHGETIYLATDLTDELDVIADLYSQRWRVETDLSQIKVTLDIENILAKSPEMFRKELMASIVAYNLTIQFRKQAAEQANVPPRRLSFTGVWDVFRIFLLQKTFPDAGAWRTAYARALKYAAREKLPNRPGRSYSRESYKRRSKSSHFKKRSPPWNQPENEPK, encoded by the coding sequence ATGGCGGCCAAACAGAAACGTAAGCAGAAAGCACAGAAATCCGAGCAGGCGCGGGCGGCGGAGTTTGACGCCGTGTTTGCCCAGTTGGAAGAGATCGTGGATCTCCGCCAGGCCGATGAGTTGCAGCCCTCCCACGCCCAAACGATTTACACGTCTGGCGTCGTCCTGTGGCTGTTGGTCTTGCAGCGATTGCGCGGCGGTTGCTCGATGGCCGAGGCGGTCAAGGCCTTGATCGAGCAGTGCCCGGACATCGTGCCCGACAATAAACGCATCGAAGAAGCGACCCTCTCTTCCAGCACCGCGGCGTACTCCCGGGGCCGGAGCCGTTTGTCGCTGGAGACCGTCATGTGGCTCTGCAACGCCGTCTGGCGGTCGCTGGTCGACAACGCTCCGCCCACCTTCGGCGGGCGACGCGTGTTCGCGCTGGACGGCACGACGATCTCGCTGGGACCGGAATGGGAACTGTACGACGTCTTCCCGCCCGCTTCCAATCAGTACGGAGAGTCGGCCTGGCCGATGGCCTATCTGGTCGTGGCTCATGAGGTCGAAAGTGGAGCGGCGTTGCCCCCGGAAATCGGTGCGATGTACGGCGACCAGGCGGTCTCGGAAACCAGCCTGATCCACGATCATTTACAACGCATCCCGGCCGATTCGGTGATTCTGGTCGACACAGCTTACGGCATTACGCGTGTCGCCTACGAGTTCCACACGGCCAATCAACGCTTCGTGGTGCGGATGAAGAAGGACCGCTTTCGCCGGCTGCAAAAGGACGCCGAGTTGATCGAACAAGGCGAGGACTGGAAAACGTATCGAGGACAATGGACACCCAGTCGCCGCGAGCTGCGCGACAATCCTCAATTGCCGGAGGACTTCTCGCTGCCGATTCGGCTGCACGTGTTCGAAAGCGTCCACGGCGAAACAATCTATCTGGCGACCGACCTGACCGACGAATTGGACGTCATCGCCGATTTGTATAGTCAGCGGTGGCGTGTGGAAACAGATCTCTCACAGATCAAGGTGACGCTCGACATCGAGAACATCCTCGCCAAGAGTCCTGAGATGTTCCGCAAAGAACTGATGGCGTCGATCGTGGCCTATAACCTGACGATCCAGTTCCGCAAACAGGCGGCGGAACAGGCCAACGTACCGCCGCGGCGGCTCAGCTTCACCGGCGTGTGGGACGTGTTCCGCATCTTCCTGCTCCAAAAAACATTCCCCGACGCCGGCGCCTGGCGCACGGCTTACGCACGAGCGCTCAAGTACGCAGCGCGAGAGAAATTGCCGAACCGCCCCGGCCGGAGCTACTCCCGCGAAAGCTACAAACGCCGCTCCAAATCCTCGCATTTTAAAAAAAGATCTCCACCCTGGAACCAACCCGAAAACGAGCCAAAGTGA